Proteins from a genomic interval of Bradyrhizobium sp. CCBAU 53340:
- a CDS encoding DUF427 domain-containing protein, with protein sequence MKLPGPDHPITITQNPRRVRVMAGDTVIAESTRALTLKEARYPAVQYLPREDANMALLERTERTTHCPYKGDASYYSIKADGRTLDNAIWTYETPFPAMTEIAGHLAFYPDKVKIEEVA encoded by the coding sequence ATGAAACTTCCAGGCCCCGACCATCCCATCACGATCACCCAAAACCCCCGCCGCGTCCGCGTTATGGCGGGCGATACCGTGATTGCCGAGAGCACCAGGGCGCTGACGCTGAAAGAGGCCAGATATCCGGCGGTGCAATATCTGCCGCGGGAGGACGCCAACATGGCGTTGCTGGAGCGCACCGAGCGCACCACTCACTGCCCCTACAAGGGGGACGCCAGCTATTACAGCATCAAGGCCGACGGCAGGACGCTCGACAACGCGATCTGGACCTACGAGACGCCGTTCCCCGCGATGACGGAGATCGCGGGTCATCTGGCCTTCTATCCGGACAAGGTGAAGATCGAGGAAGTGGCTTGA
- a CDS encoding BolA family protein produces MPMDAHDIEAMIKAAIPDAEVTIRDLAGDGDHYAATVISESFRGKSRVQQHQIVYRSLQGQMGGVLHALALQTGVPGT; encoded by the coding sequence ATGCCCATGGACGCCCACGATATCGAGGCGATGATCAAGGCAGCGATCCCCGATGCCGAGGTGACCATCCGTGACCTCGCCGGCGACGGCGACCACTACGCCGCGACCGTGATCTCGGAATCCTTCCGCGGCAAGTCCCGCGTCCAGCAACACCAGATCGTCTATCGGTCCCTGCAGGGCCAGATGGGCGGTGTGCTGCATGCGCTGGCTTTGCAAACCGGGGTACCGGGCACCTGA
- a CDS encoding low temperature requirement protein A has product MAADNSRGAMFRVIVPNQPSRVTNAELFFDLVFVFAVTQISHTLLNHFTPLGAVHVTVLFLAVWWVWVYTAWVTNWLNPELTPVRILIFLMMLGGLVLSTTIPTAFEGRGLWFAVAYAAMQVGRTAFWLFATPRHRTAVRHNAIRILVWLSISAVLWIAGGISEGETRLWLWIAAVTWEYISPAVRFWVPKLGFSSVEAWAVEGGHMAERCAGFIIIALGEAVVVNGATFAELDWTADNILAFVSCLVGSIAMWWVYFHKGAEAGSERISKSAESGRLARLAYTYLHMPIVAGIILTAVSDELVLKHPSGHSDVRTIVSTIGGPLVFLVGTILFKHSIRGFLQLSHGVGIIALAALWWFAADLPPLWLSVATSVIMIVVAVWESVSLGSKVEEAEER; this is encoded by the coding sequence ATGGCTGCGGACAATTCGCGCGGCGCGATGTTTCGCGTGATCGTGCCGAACCAGCCCAGCCGCGTCACCAACGCCGAGCTGTTCTTCGACCTCGTCTTCGTCTTCGCCGTCACGCAGATCTCGCACACGCTGCTGAACCACTTCACGCCGCTCGGTGCCGTGCACGTCACGGTGCTGTTTCTGGCGGTGTGGTGGGTGTGGGTCTACACGGCCTGGGTCACCAACTGGCTCAATCCCGAGCTGACGCCGGTCCGCATCCTGATCTTCCTGATGATGCTGGGCGGCCTCGTGCTGTCGACGACGATCCCGACCGCCTTCGAAGGACGAGGCCTGTGGTTTGCGGTCGCCTATGCGGCCATGCAGGTCGGTCGGACCGCTTTCTGGCTGTTCGCGACGCCGCGCCATCGCACGGCCGTCCGGCATAACGCAATCCGCATCCTGGTTTGGCTCTCGATCTCGGCGGTGTTGTGGATCGCAGGCGGTATTTCCGAAGGCGAGACGCGGTTATGGCTCTGGATCGCCGCCGTCACCTGGGAATACATCTCGCCCGCAGTGCGCTTCTGGGTGCCGAAGCTGGGTTTCTCGTCGGTCGAGGCCTGGGCCGTCGAGGGCGGCCACATGGCCGAACGCTGCGCCGGCTTCATCATCATTGCACTGGGCGAAGCCGTGGTCGTCAACGGCGCGACCTTTGCCGAGCTGGACTGGACTGCGGACAATATCCTGGCGTTCGTCTCGTGCCTTGTTGGCAGCATCGCGATGTGGTGGGTCTATTTCCACAAGGGCGCGGAGGCCGGCTCCGAGCGCATCTCGAAATCCGCCGAATCCGGTCGCCTGGCGCGGCTCGCCTATACCTATCTGCACATGCCGATCGTCGCCGGCATCATCCTGACCGCGGTCTCCGATGAACTGGTGCTGAAGCATCCTTCCGGCCATTCCGACGTCCGCACCATCGTCAGCACGATCGGCGGTCCGCTGGTGTTTCTGGTCGGCACCATCCTGTTCAAGCACTCGATCCGCGGCTTCCTCCAGCTCTCCCACGGCGTCGGCATCATCGCGCTCGCGGCGCTGTGGTGGTTCGCCGCCGACCTGCCGCCACTCTGGCTGTCGGTCGCAACCAGCGTGATCATGATCGTCGTCGCGGTGTGGGAGTCGGTGTCGCTGGGGTCGAAGGTGGAGGAAGCCGAGGAACGTTGA
- the egtD gene encoding L-histidine N(alpha)-methyltransferase — MNVHASALAEAHLPDEQTTAFAREAIGDLSQQPKKLSPKYFYDAAGSELFEAITRLPEYYPTRTELSILKERGREIAKIIPEHAALVEFGAGATTKVRLLLNQSRFAAYVPVDISGDFLQAQANGLKRDFPSLGIFPVAADFTTPFELPKAVASMPKVGFFPGSTIGNFEPEEAQAFLKSARQILGTGAQMIIGADLEKEERLLHAAYNDAAGVTARFNLNVLVRINRELGGNFDLSAFTHRAIYNHARHRIEMHLISRKSQTVRLLGTSFSFKPGESIHTENSYKYSIERFAALAQGAGWRVRESWTDAAKMFSVHALEAAE; from the coding sequence ATGAATGTGCACGCCAGCGCTTTGGCCGAAGCCCATCTTCCCGACGAGCAGACGACCGCCTTCGCCCGCGAGGCCATCGGGGACCTCTCGCAGCAGCCAAAAAAACTGTCGCCGAAATATTTCTATGACGCGGCCGGATCGGAGCTGTTCGAGGCGATCACGCGGCTGCCGGAATACTATCCGACGCGCACCGAGCTATCGATCCTGAAGGAGCGCGGCCGCGAGATCGCAAAGATCATTCCGGAGCATGCGGCGCTGGTCGAGTTCGGCGCCGGCGCGACCACGAAGGTCCGTCTGCTGCTGAACCAGTCCAGGTTTGCGGCCTATGTGCCCGTCGACATCTCCGGCGACTTCCTCCAAGCACAGGCGAACGGGCTGAAGCGGGATTTCCCCTCCCTTGGCATCTTTCCGGTCGCAGCAGATTTCACCACGCCGTTCGAGCTGCCGAAGGCCGTTGCATCCATGCCCAAGGTCGGCTTCTTCCCGGGCTCGACCATCGGCAATTTCGAGCCGGAGGAAGCTCAGGCGTTCCTGAAGAGCGCCCGCCAGATCCTGGGCACGGGCGCGCAGATGATCATCGGCGCCGACCTCGAGAAGGAGGAGCGCCTGCTCCACGCCGCCTACAACGACGCAGCCGGCGTTACCGCGCGTTTCAACCTCAATGTGCTGGTGCGGATCAACCGCGAGCTCGGCGGCAATTTCGACCTCTCCGCCTTCACCCACCGCGCGATCTACAATCACGCGCGGCACCGTATCGAGATGCACCTGATCAGCCGCAAGAGCCAGACCGTGCGCCTGCTCGGCACCAGCTTCTCGTTCAAGCCGGGCGAAAGCATCCACACCGAGAACAGCTACAAGTACAGCATCGAGCGCTTCGCCGCGCTGGCGCAGGGCGCCGGCTGGCGGGTGCGCGAAAGCTGGACGGACGCAGCGAAGATGTTCTCGGTGCACGCACTGGAGGCGGCGGAGTAA